AAAACTAATAGGCGATTTGGGGATAAGAAAGTAAGGCCCGTTTCGCGCTACCAGAAGGCGCCTACGTCACGTAGCAGGCGCCTTTTGGTTTATTTGGGCGCGCCAGACGAGCCTTTTTGTGTTTTTCCCGGCGGGGGCCTGTAAAAATAATTTCAAACAACTTAATAGAGGGGAATACAAAATGGCAAAGGTATATGAGGTAAATTACGGAGGCAGAGCGCTCTTCGTAGAAATAGGAAAAATGGCAAGGCAGGCGCACGGCTCATGCACGGTTCGCTACGGCGATACTGTCGTGCTCGTGACCGCGTGCAGGGCTCCGGAGCCTGTTGCTGGAGCTGACTTCATGCCGCTAACCGTCAACTATACCGAGATGACATACGCTGCCGGAAAGATACCAGGCGGGTTCTTTAAGAGGGAAGGCCGTCCGAGCGAAAAAGAAGTGCTCTGTTCGCGTCTTATAGACAGGCCGCTTAGGCCGCTCTTTCCAGAGGGCTATGCGCATGAAACCCAGGTGCTTGCAACTGTCATGTCCGTTGACGCCGAGCACGACCCTGAGATAGCGGCTGCCATAGGCGCCTCCATCTCTCTGTGCATCTCGGACATTCCGTTTAACGGGCCGATGGCAGCTGTGAGGGTCGGAAGAATCGACGGCAAGCTCGTCTGTAACCCCGGTCTTAAGCAGCAAAAAGAAGGTGACGTCGACCTCGTTGTTGCAGGAACCGCAAACGGCATAAACATGGTCGAGGGAGGCGCAAAGTTCGTTGGCGAGGACGTGATGCTCGAAGCGCTAAATTACGCGCAGGACAATATAAACGTAATACTCGAGTTCCAGAAGAAGATAATCGCCGAGAACACGCAAAAGAAGCTCGAGTTCAAGAGCCCCGAGAAGGACGCTGCCATAGTGGCGAAGGTTGGAGAGCTTGCGAAGGCCGGGCTTAACGACGCATTCAGAACGCCTGTGAAGCAGGACCGCTACGACAAGCTTCGCGACGTAAAGAAGAAGGTTGTCGAGGCCATGAGCGCCGATTTTGCAGATAAAATAGGCGAGGTAAAAGGCGCGCTCGAGGATTTGAAGTATAACATGATGCGCGAGATGATACTTGCCGATTCGGTAAGGGTCGACGGCAGGGGCACCAAGGACGTCCGCCCCATTACCTGCGAAACAGGGCTTCTTCCAAGGACCCACGGCTCCGCGCTCTTTACAAGGGGCGAGACGCAGGCAATGGTCGTGACGACACTTGGCACCTCGGACGACGAGCAGAAGATCGACGCAATCACCGGATGGGACTATAAGCGCTTCATGCTGCACTATAACTTCCCGCCCTTTTCGGTCGGAGAGGTTAAGTTCCTTAGAAGCCCGGGAAGAAGAGAGATAGGGCACGGCGCTCTTGCTGAAAGGGCCGTTAATAAGGCAATACCGTTTAATAACGGCAATGATTTCCCTTATACCATAAGGGTTGTCTCCGACATACTCGAAAGTAACGGCTCATCGAGCATGGCCTCTATTTGCGGCGCGTCTCTATCTCTCATGGACGCCGGAGTGCCGATGAAGTGCCACGTTGCGGGAATCGCAATGGGCCTTATAAAGGAAGGCAACAAGTACGCCATCCTTTCCGACATACTTGGCGACGAGGATCATCTTGGCGACATGGACTTCAAGGTCGCCGGAAGCACCGAGGGCATCACCGCGCTTCAGATGGATATTAAAATCGGCGGCGTTACGTCCGCGATAATGAAAGAAGCCCTCTACCAGGCAAAAGAGGGAAGGCTCCATATACTTGGCAAGATGAACGCTGCTCTATCTACGCCAAAGGCAGAGCTCTCCGCATATGCTCCGCGCATCACCACCATATACGTCAAGACCGAGAAGATAAAGGACGTCATCGGGCCGGGCGGGAAGAACATAAAGGGCATAGTGCTGGCTACAGGCGCAAAGGTAGACATCGACGACACCGGAAAGGTGAATATCGCATCCGTTGACTCCGTTGCCGCGCAGAAGGCAGTGGACATGATAAGGCAGCTTACGCAGGAGCCCGAGATAGGAAAGGTATATCTTGGCAAGGTCAGAAAGATTATGGACTTTGGCGCGTTTGTCGAGATATTCCCGGGCACCGACGGTCTCGTTCATGTCTCTCAGCTCGCGCACGAGAGAGTGAAGGAAGTAAAGGACGTTCTAAAAGAGGGCGATGAGTGCCTCGTGAAGGTCCTTGAGGTAGACCCGAAGACCGGAAAGATAAGGTTATCCAGGAAGGACGCTCTCGAAGAGGGCCAGAAGTAAGTTTTTTTCAGGGCTTAGCGGCGCGCCGCCACAAGTGGCGGCGCGCATAACCGTTCAAATATATCTCCATCCCAAAGGTGCGCCATGTCTCGCATCAAAAAGACCCTTCTTGACGGCGGTATAAAGGTCATTACCGAGGAAATGCCGGATGTGGAGAGTTCCACAATCGGCGTCTGGGTAAAGACAGGTTCGAGAAGCGAGGGCGCTGCCGATAAGGGCATATCGCACTTCATCGAACACCTCCTTTTCAAGGGAACCAAAAGAAGGACCTCACTCGACATCGCACGAGAGATAGAAGGGGTTGGCGGCGTGCTTAACGCCTTCACCGGCAAGGAGTATACCTGCTTTTACGCCAAGGTCTTGAATAAGGACCTTCCGCTGGCAATAGACCTTCTCTCCGATATTTTCCTGAACCCTGTGTTCGACCCTGCTGAGCTCGAAAAGGAGCGCATGGTGGTTTTGCAGGAAATAAAGATGGTCGAGGACACCCCGGACGACATCATACACGACATGCTTGCCTCCGAGATGTGGAAGGGAAGCTCTGCGGCAAGCCCGGTGCTTGGCTCCGCTGCCACTGTATCGGCAATAACCAGGGAAAGCGTGCGGGAGTATTTTCTTCGCCACTATGCCGCGCCAAATGTTTTTATAGCCGCTGCCGGAGGAATTAAGCACAAAAATGTGGTAAAATATTTAGATAAGGCCTTTAAGGGGTTTAGCAGGCGAAGCGGCAGGGAAAAGTTCGATATGCCCGTTCCGGCAAGGACGGTAAAGGTCACGGAGAAGAAGCTTGAGCAGGCGCACTTTTGTCTCGGCGTGCCCACCCCTTCGCAGACGCACCCGGACAGGTATAAGTTCTATCTTCTAAACACTATACTTGGCGGCGGCATGAGCTCCAGGCTCTTTCAGGAGATAAGGGAAAAGCGCGGGCTCGCGTACTCGGTGTATTCGTACCTGAACCTTTTAAACGACACGGGAGCGCTTGTTGTTTACGCAGGAACTTCTCCGAAGAACTTCGCCAAGACGGTTGAGCTTATACTAAAGGAGTTTGCGCTCCTCGTAAAGGGCGCTAAAAAGGCCGAGCTCGATAGCGCGAAGGAGCAGCTAAAGGGCGGCATGCTCCTGGGGCTCGAGACAAGTGACAACAGAATGACCAAGATAGCGAGAGACGAAATGTGTTTTGGCCGCGAGGTGCCGGTCAGGGAGATAGTAAAAGGCATAGACTCGGTGACAACCGCCGGG
The nucleotide sequence above comes from Deltaproteobacteria bacterium. Encoded proteins:
- a CDS encoding insulinase family protein — its product is MSRIKKTLLDGGIKVITEEMPDVESSTIGVWVKTGSRSEGAADKGISHFIEHLLFKGTKRRTSLDIAREIEGVGGVLNAFTGKEYTCFYAKVLNKDLPLAIDLLSDIFLNPVFDPAELEKERMVVLQEIKMVEDTPDDIIHDMLASEMWKGSSAASPVLGSAATVSAITRESVREYFLRHYAAPNVFIAAAGGIKHKNVVKYLDKAFKGFSRRSGREKFDMPVPARTVKVTEKKLEQAHFCLGVPTPSQTHPDRYKFYLLNTILGGGMSSRLFQEIREKRGLAYSVYSYLNLLNDTGALVVYAGTSPKNFAKTVELILKEFALLVKGAKKAELDSAKEQLKGGMLLGLETSDNRMTKIARDEMCFGREVPVREIVKGIDSVTTAGLKRAAASIFSPKAVTLVALGKVDSKSLPKALKR
- the pnp gene encoding polyribonucleotide nucleotidyltransferase, giving the protein MAKVYEVNYGGRALFVEIGKMARQAHGSCTVRYGDTVVLVTACRAPEPVAGADFMPLTVNYTEMTYAAGKIPGGFFKREGRPSEKEVLCSRLIDRPLRPLFPEGYAHETQVLATVMSVDAEHDPEIAAAIGASISLCISDIPFNGPMAAVRVGRIDGKLVCNPGLKQQKEGDVDLVVAGTANGINMVEGGAKFVGEDVMLEALNYAQDNINVILEFQKKIIAENTQKKLEFKSPEKDAAIVAKVGELAKAGLNDAFRTPVKQDRYDKLRDVKKKVVEAMSADFADKIGEVKGALEDLKYNMMREMILADSVRVDGRGTKDVRPITCETGLLPRTHGSALFTRGETQAMVVTTLGTSDDEQKIDAITGWDYKRFMLHYNFPPFSVGEVKFLRSPGRREIGHGALAERAVNKAIPFNNGNDFPYTIRVVSDILESNGSSSMASICGASLSLMDAGVPMKCHVAGIAMGLIKEGNKYAILSDILGDEDHLGDMDFKVAGSTEGITALQMDIKIGGVTSAIMKEALYQAKEGRLHILGKMNAALSTPKAELSAYAPRITTIYVKTEKIKDVIGPGGKNIKGIVLATGAKVDIDDTGKVNIASVDSVAAQKAVDMIRQLTQEPEIGKVYLGKVRKIMDFGAFVEIFPGTDGLVHVSQLAHERVKEVKDVLKEGDECLVKVLEVDPKTGKIRLSRKDALEEGQK